ATCTACATCAATTGCTTTACCTCTATCATGTGTAAAACTTGTTTTATTGCCACTCTTATCTTCAATACTTCCATTTTCTTTGATGCTCAAGGTCTTCGCTACATCAATACCGAATTGCAGATCCATTGTCATCGGTTCAAAATAAACGCGATAACCAACAAAGGGATTAAAATTCAAAAATTGTTGATTGAGTTTGGTCAGTCCGCGACTACCATTAGCGAATTCGCTGCCTTCTAGGTCAACCTTGGTCTGTAAACGTTCAAAAGCTCCCTCTACGCCTAAAAGAAAATTATTCGCAAAGACATAACGGTAATTCACTGCGCCACCCAAATTAATTCCATACTTTTTACCGTAAGGACTATTGGTATAATAATCCTGTTGACTAGAACCATTGAGGTTACTCTTGGCAGTGCTTCCAGATCCCGTAAAATTGGAAACGCCCGAAGTGATACCTACACGAAGTTCATGGGACTGTGAAAAAGCTGCAAATGGAACCGTACTAGCTATACATGCGATAAGTAAAAATCTCTTCATCATAAAAAAAGTAAAAACAAACTAAAATTAAGAAAATTTATGCGATTGAACTTACATTAGCATTTAATTTTTCGAAGAGATATTTTTCATTCCGTCGCCCAACATATAGCTACGAATTTAAGTGGGTAAATAAACAGCTATTTTTTCGATCTTTTCTATATTTATTGAACTACATCAATGGAATTGAATCAATTCGACTTTAATTTTGTTCTATAAGAAGCAATAGAGAAAATTGTATGAAATATATTTTAGAGAATCCCATCAGCGGTCATATCGGCCAACAAAAATATAAAACGACCATCTTATGGCGAAATGGTGAGCTTATTACAGATGAGCCTGAAAAACTTGGTGGAAAAGATCTCGGTCCGGATCCGTATACACTATTGATCTCTTCCCTCGTTTCCTGTACATTGGCAACCTTACGTATGTATATTGACAAAAAGGAACTTAACATCGATGAGATTCAGGTAACTGCCAATATGTATCTACGAATTGAGAAAGAGCAAGTGGTTACTTATTTTGACCGTGAAATTTCATTCGGGCAGGCTATTGAAGA
The window above is part of the Sphingobacterium sp. ML3W genome. Proteins encoded here:
- a CDS encoding OsmC family protein, whose translation is MKYILENPISGHIGQQKYKTTILWRNGELITDEPEKLGGKDLGPDPYTLLISSLVSCTLATLRMYIDKKELNIDEIQVTANMYLRIEKEQVVTYFDREISFGQAIEEDTLLRLQQIADECPISKILKGNAIVNTTMKTNS